A genomic window from Arvicola amphibius chromosome 5, mArvAmp1.2, whole genome shotgun sequence includes:
- the Usp14 gene encoding ubiquitin carboxyl-terminal hydrolase 14 isoform X2, with protein MVFKAQLFALTGVQPARQKVMVKGGTLKDDDWGNIKIKNGMTVLMMGSADALPEEPSAKTVFVEDMTEEQLATAMELPCGLTNLGNTCYMNATVQCIRSVPELKDALKRYAGALRASGEMASAQYITAALRDLFESMDKTSSSIPPIILLQFLHMAFPQFAEKGEQGQYLQQDANECWIQMMRVLQQKLEAIEDDSVKETDSSASTVTPSKKKSLIDQFFGVEFETTMKCTESEEEEVTKGKENQLQLSCFINQEVKYLFTGLKLRLQEEITKQSPTLQRNALYIKSSKISRLPAYLTIQMVRFFYKEKESVNAKVLKDVKFPLMLDVYELCTPELQEKMVSFRSKFKDIEDKKVNQQPNANDKNSPPKEVKYEPFSFADDIGSNNCGYYDLQAVLTHQGRSSSSGHYVSWVKRKQDEWIKFDDDKVSIVTPEDILRLSGGGDWHIAYVLLYGPRRVEIMEEENEQ; from the exons GACGATGACTGgggaaacatcaaaataaaaaat GGAATGACTGTACTAATGATGGGGTCAGcagatgctcttccagaagaaccCTCAGCTAAAACTGTCTTCGTAGAAGACATGACAGAAGAACAGTTAGCAACTGCT ATGGAGTTACCATGTGGATTGACAAACCTTGGTAACACTTGTTACATGAATGCTACAGTTCAATGTATTCGTTCTGTGCCTGAACTCAAAGATGCCCTTAAAAG GTATGCAGGTGCCTTGAGAGCTTCAGGGGAAATGGCTTCAGCACAGTATATTACTGCAG cccTTAGAGATTTGTTTGAGTCCATGGATAAAACTTCTTCTAGTATACCACCTATTATTCTACTGCAGTTTCTGCACATGGCTTTCCCGCAGTTTGCGGAGAAGGGTGAACAAGGACAGTATCTTCAGCAG GATGCTAACGAGTGCTGGATACAAATGATGCGTGTGCTGCAGCAGAAGCTGGAAGCCATAGAGGACGACTCTGTTAAAGAG aCAGATTCTTCTGCATCAACCGTGACACcttctaaaaagaaaagcttaATTGATCAGTTTTTTGGTGTTGAGTTTGAAACCAC CATGAAATGTACTGAATCTGAAGAAGAGGAGGTcaccaaaggaaaggaaaatcaaCTTCAACTTAGTTGTTTTATCAACCAGGAAGTTAAATATCTTTTCACAGGGCTTAAATTG CGACTGCAGGAAGAAATTACTAAACAGTCTCCAACACTGCAGAGAAATGCTTTGTACATCAAATCT TCTAAGATCAGCCGGCTGCCTGCTTACTTAACTATTCAGATGGTTCgatttttttataaagagaaagaatCTGTGAACGCCAAAGTTCTTAAG GATGTTAAGTTTCCTCTTATGCTGGATGTGTATGAACTCTGCACACCAGAACTTCAAGAGAAAATGGTCTCTTTTCGGTCAAAATTCAAGGATATAGAAGATAAGAAAGTGAATCAGCAACCAAATGCA aatGACAAGAATAGTCCCCCAAAAGAGGTTAAGTATGAACCCTTTTCATTCGCTGATG ATATTGGCTCCAATAATTGTGGCTACTATGACTTACAAGCAGTGCTAACTCACCAAGGAAGATCTAGTTCTTCAGGTCATTATGTATCATGGGTGAAAAGGAagcaag ATGAATGGATCAAGTTTGACGATGATAAGGTCAGCATTGTAACACCAGAAGATATCCTGCGGCTGTCTGGTGGTGGAGACTGGCACATTGCTTACGTTCTACTTTATGGGCCTCGAAGAGTTGAaataatggaagaagaaaatgaacagtaa